A genomic window from Deltaproteobacteria bacterium includes:
- a CDS encoding thymidylate synthase: MKAYLELLGRALNEGVRKSDRTGTGTLSLFGPQLRFDLSQGFPLLTTKKVHTKSIIYELLWLLRGDTNVRWLQEHGVSIWDEWANETGELGPVYGKQWRSWAGADGKTYDQIAQVVDEIRKNPDSRRLVVSAWNVADLPKMALAPCHAMFQFYVANGKLSCQLYQRSGDIFLGVPFNIASYALLTMMIAQVTKLQPGEFVHTLGDAHLYLNHVEQAKLQLSREPRPLPRMVLNPNVKSIFEFKFEDFRLEGYDPHPAISAPVAV, from the coding sequence ATGAAGGCGTACCTGGAGCTGCTGGGCCGCGCGCTCAACGAAGGCGTGAGGAAGTCGGACCGCACCGGCACCGGCACCCTGAGCCTCTTCGGCCCGCAGCTGCGCTTCGACTTGAGCCAGGGTTTTCCGCTCCTGACCACGAAGAAGGTGCACACCAAGTCGATCATCTACGAGCTGCTCTGGCTGCTGCGCGGCGACACCAACGTGCGCTGGCTCCAGGAGCACGGCGTCAGCATCTGGGACGAGTGGGCGAACGAGACGGGCGAGCTCGGGCCCGTCTACGGCAAGCAGTGGCGCAGCTGGGCCGGCGCGGACGGAAAAACGTACGACCAGATCGCGCAGGTCGTCGACGAGATCCGCAAGAACCCCGACTCCCGCCGGCTGGTGGTGTCCGCGTGGAACGTGGCCGACCTGCCCAAGATGGCGCTCGCGCCCTGCCACGCAATGTTCCAGTTCTACGTGGCCAACGGGAAGCTGAGCTGTCAGCTCTACCAGCGCAGCGGCGACATCTTCCTGGGCGTGCCCTTCAACATCGCCTCGTATGCGCTGCTCACGATGATGATCGCCCAGGTGACGAAGCTGCAGCCCGGCGAGTTCGTCCATACCCTGGGCGACGCGCACCTCTACTTGAACCACGTGGAGCAGGCGAAGCTGCAGCTCTCCCGCGAGCCCCGGCCGCTGCCGCGGATGGTGCTCAACCCGAACGTGAAGTCGATCTTCGAGTTCAAGTTCGAGGACTTCAGGCTCGAGGGTTACGACCCGCATCCCGCGATCTCGGCGCCGGTGGCGGTATGA
- a CDS encoding TonB-dependent receptor: MLNQAIKRARVGLSAAALVAVVAIPMVANAQVSSGWIEGKVVDASNNKPLGDVVITATSPALQGEQTVVSDATGDFEIPTLPPGTYLLHLEKEGYKPLNQPDVAVRLDKKVRVNLPLVPENVKAEEIVIVGKAPTVDVGSTQSGSTITEDFINNIPVAADNVRSFESLQATAPGTAGDDYGISVAGTTSPENSYVIDGIEVNSPAYGTLGSAMSVDFIKEVDVITGGYMAEYGHAQGGVANVVTKSGGNEFHGSVGLYVTPGFLTAPAKNVVSQGTAISVTPIQNLNANLVIEVGGPIIKDKLWFYAGLAPTITQVEIDRFVNVTTYQKGCPVDVNGQPVASSADPAFSSYSADQTNCSATVRGVATDPTGSPLIASTTPVTDSKRKYYANTFQYQYIAKLTYLLNENQRFSASVWGNPGNSQGGGGGPGPESAFATVANANANDVTLRWDGSFFDKHMLTEAVFGLHHQYSDSRPEDPALENAPAYFYGYQPPGLQHSLVEFEPDSAKWCGANDSSQKFMTCPLASGYVQGYGSLIQTLIENSYQGRVSATNLFKAAGHHEVKYGIDYLAENYNSTTAYPGGVVFQEVQPGVWDDSRRFGYLAGPDQPVFEPNFHNVTKSTELSGFIQDSYRVLDLFTLNVGVRWEDQQLIGGLGQTVVSLPNNIQPRIGAIYDPTQSGRSKIFASYAVYYEQMPIDLLDREFPPSTTIVAYHQCDPKTTPNPNAPGGCADPATVLPLSSGSVNNQWIALGGASTPVDPNLKGESSSEISAGGEYEIIPDGRLGVTYSHRWMNNVIEDGSQDNANTYVLGNAGQGVLSSFPKWSRNYDAGSIYFNKSFSHRWQFEGSYTLSRLAGNYQGLFASQGGIISQLDPNINASGDLKQWFVNSDGVLPGDHTHNFKVFGAYDLPVTTTSDLTLGIAYYGLSGGPTDYAGYDYISYNYYAQPNLFILPRGSGPRLPWTHEFDASFKFNKKIADASTLTASVEIFNLFDFREVTSVNQVYSNSVLAHPIVNGTTADLANLKDASGNPAVKNPTFGQPNSYQAPLSVRLGLKLTF, from the coding sequence TTGCTGAACCAAGCCATCAAGCGTGCGCGCGTGGGGTTGAGCGCTGCAGCTCTCGTCGCAGTGGTTGCCATTCCCATGGTCGCCAACGCCCAGGTGTCCTCGGGTTGGATCGAGGGCAAGGTCGTCGACGCCTCGAACAACAAGCCCCTCGGCGATGTGGTGATCACCGCCACCTCGCCCGCCCTCCAGGGCGAGCAGACGGTGGTGAGCGATGCCACCGGCGACTTCGAGATCCCGACGCTGCCGCCCGGCACGTACCTCCTGCACCTCGAGAAGGAGGGCTACAAGCCCCTCAACCAGCCGGACGTGGCGGTGCGCCTCGACAAGAAGGTGCGCGTCAACCTCCCGCTGGTGCCCGAGAACGTGAAGGCGGAGGAGATCGTCATCGTGGGCAAGGCGCCCACGGTCGACGTCGGCTCCACCCAGAGCGGCAGCACCATCACCGAGGACTTCATCAACAACATCCCGGTGGCCGCTGACAACGTCCGCTCCTTCGAGAGCCTCCAGGCCACCGCGCCCGGCACCGCCGGCGACGACTACGGCATCAGCGTGGCCGGCACCACCTCGCCCGAGAACAGCTACGTGATCGACGGCATCGAGGTGAACAGCCCCGCCTACGGCACGCTGGGCTCGGCGATGTCGGTGGACTTCATCAAGGAAGTGGACGTCATCACCGGCGGCTACATGGCGGAGTACGGCCATGCGCAGGGCGGCGTGGCCAACGTGGTCACCAAGAGCGGCGGTAACGAGTTCCACGGCTCCGTGGGCCTGTACGTGACGCCTGGCTTCCTCACCGCGCCGGCGAAGAACGTCGTCTCGCAGGGCACCGCCATCTCGGTGACGCCCATCCAGAACCTCAACGCCAACCTGGTGATTGAGGTCGGCGGCCCGATCATCAAGGACAAGCTCTGGTTCTACGCCGGCCTCGCGCCCACCATCACGCAGGTCGAGATCGACCGCTTCGTGAACGTGACCACCTACCAGAAGGGCTGCCCGGTGGACGTGAACGGCCAGCCCGTGGCCTCGTCGGCCGACCCGGCGTTCTCCTCCTACAGCGCTGATCAGACCAACTGCTCGGCCACGGTGCGCGGCGTCGCGACGGACCCCACGGGCTCGCCGCTCATCGCCTCCACCACGCCGGTGACGGACAGCAAGCGCAAGTACTACGCGAACACCTTCCAGTACCAATACATCGCCAAGTTGACCTACCTGCTCAACGAGAACCAGCGCTTCTCGGCGAGCGTGTGGGGCAACCCCGGCAACTCGCAGGGCGGCGGCGGCGGCCCTGGCCCGGAGAGCGCGTTCGCCACGGTGGCCAACGCCAACGCCAACGACGTGACCCTGCGCTGGGACGGCTCGTTCTTCGACAAGCACATGCTCACGGAGGCCGTGTTCGGCCTGCACCACCAGTACTCGGACTCGCGTCCGGAAGACCCGGCCCTGGAGAACGCGCCGGCATACTTCTACGGCTACCAGCCGCCCGGTCTGCAGCACTCGCTGGTGGAGTTCGAGCCGGACTCAGCGAAGTGGTGCGGCGCCAATGACTCGAGCCAGAAGTTCATGACCTGCCCGCTGGCCTCCGGCTACGTGCAGGGCTACGGCAGCCTCATCCAGACCCTCATCGAGAACAGCTACCAGGGCCGCGTGTCGGCGACCAACCTGTTCAAGGCGGCGGGCCACCACGAGGTGAAGTACGGCATCGACTACCTCGCGGAAAACTACAACTCTACCACGGCATACCCCGGCGGCGTGGTGTTCCAAGAGGTGCAGCCGGGTGTTTGGGACGACAGCCGCCGCTTCGGCTACCTGGCCGGCCCGGACCAGCCGGTCTTCGAGCCCAACTTCCACAACGTGACCAAGTCCACGGAGCTCTCTGGCTTCATCCAGGACTCGTACCGCGTGCTCGACCTCTTCACCCTGAACGTGGGCGTCCGCTGGGAGGACCAGCAGCTCATCGGCGGCCTCGGCCAGACGGTGGTCAGCCTGCCCAACAACATCCAGCCGCGCATCGGCGCGATCTACGACCCCACGCAGTCGGGCCGCTCGAAGATCTTCGCCAGCTACGCCGTGTACTACGAGCAGATGCCCATCGACCTGCTCGACCGCGAGTTCCCGCCGTCGACGACGATCGTCGCTTACCACCAGTGTGACCCCAAGACGACCCCGAACCCGAATGCGCCAGGCGGCTGCGCCGATCCGGCCACCGTGCTGCCGCTCTCCTCGGGCTCGGTGAACAATCAGTGGATCGCCCTCGGCGGCGCCAGCACCCCGGTCGATCCGAACCTCAAGGGCGAGTCGAGCTCTGAGATCTCGGCGGGCGGCGAGTACGAGATCATCCCCGACGGCCGCCTGGGCGTGACCTACAGCCACCGGTGGATGAACAACGTCATCGAGGACGGCTCGCAGGACAACGCCAACACCTACGTGCTCGGCAACGCCGGTCAGGGCGTGCTCTCCTCGTTCCCGAAGTGGAGCCGCAACTACGACGCGGGCAGCATCTACTTCAATAAGTCGTTCTCGCACCGCTGGCAGTTCGAGGGCAGCTACACCCTGTCGCGCCTGGCCGGTAACTACCAGGGCCTCTTCGCCTCGCAGGGCGGCATCATTTCCCAGCTGGATCCCAACATCAACGCGTCGGGCGACCTGAAGCAGTGGTTCGTGAACTCCGACGGCGTCCTGCCCGGCGACCACACCCACAACTTCAAGGTCTTCGGCGCTTACGACCTGCCGGTGACCACCACCTCGGACCTCACCCTGGGCATTGCGTACTACGGCCTCTCGGGTGGCCCGACCGACTACGCCGGCTACGACTACATCTCGTACAACTACTACGCGCAGCCGAACCTCTTCATCCTGCCCCGCGGCTCCGGTCCCCGCCTGCCGTGGACGCACGAGTTCGACGCGTCGTTCAAGTTCAACAAGAAGATCGCCGACGCGAGCACCCTCACCGCGAGCGTGGAGATCTTCAACCTGTTCGACTTCCGCGAGGTGACCTCGGTGAACCAGGTGTACTCGAACAGCGTGCTGGCGCACCCCATCGTCAACGGCACCACCGCCGACCTGGCCAACCTCAAGGACGCCAGCGGCAACCCGGCGGTGAAGAACCCCACCTTCGGCCAGCCCAACTCGTACCAGGCACCGCTCTCGGTCCGCTTGGGCCTGAAGCTCACCTTCTAA
- a CDS encoding MotA/TolQ/ExbB proton channel family protein — translation MDFTLSALWASMGIFAKGIVIVLIIMSVASLGVLVERLIHFSRSQGRSRDFAERLNGFIAKNDFPAMIDFGAGAAKAPTSGFLGKVIGSGLSAWKSATGREHEVVVESTTRAVERSSGREIAVLKRGLGVLATVGSTAPFVGLLGTVMGIINTFQLMKGGSASLATVGPGISEALVTTALGLVVAIPAVMGFNYLNSRVDGFTVDMQESGNELIDLVAKAGKAS, via the coding sequence ATGGATTTCACGCTATCCGCCCTCTGGGCCAGCATGGGCATCTTCGCCAAGGGCATCGTGATCGTGCTGATCATCATGTCCGTGGCCAGCCTGGGCGTGCTCGTCGAGCGCCTGATCCACTTCTCGCGCTCGCAGGGCCGCAGCCGCGACTTCGCCGAGCGCCTCAACGGCTTCATCGCCAAGAACGACTTCCCGGCGATGATCGACTTCGGCGCCGGCGCCGCCAAGGCCCCCACCTCAGGCTTCCTGGGCAAGGTCATTGGCTCGGGCCTCTCCGCCTGGAAGAGCGCGACGGGACGTGAGCACGAGGTCGTCGTCGAGAGCACCACCCGCGCCGTGGAGCGAAGCAGCGGCCGCGAGATCGCGGTGCTCAAGCGCGGCCTGGGCGTGCTGGCCACCGTCGGCTCGACCGCGCCGTTCGTCGGTCTGCTCGGAACGGTCATGGGCATCATCAACACCTTCCAGCTCATGAAGGGCGGCTCGGCGAGCCTGGCCACGGTCGGCCCCGGCATCTCCGAGGCGCTGGTGACCACCGCGCTCGGCCTGGTGGTCGCCATCCCGGCGGTGATGGGCTTCAACTACCTGAACAGCCGCGTCGACGGGTTCACCGTGGACATGCAGGAGAGCGGCAACGAGCTCATCGACCTCGTGGCCAAGGCGGGCAAGGCCTCGTAA
- a CDS encoding biopolymer transporter ExbD yields MAMSVGGNSGGPKADINITPLVDVVLVLLIIFMVVTPMMQKGIEVHLPDAKHVTQGKEESPLIITVTSGKQVYVDKEPIKPGGLTEAVAKEIEMLPNRVILLKGDKSLHWEDVRKPMDEIRKAQEQVKSTSPGVSLVTEKPAGAPEPKEAEGT; encoded by the coding sequence ATGGCGATGAGCGTCGGCGGCAACTCGGGCGGCCCCAAGGCCGACATCAACATCACGCCCCTCGTGGACGTGGTGCTGGTGCTGCTCATCATCTTCATGGTGGTGACGCCCATGATGCAGAAGGGCATCGAGGTCCACCTGCCCGACGCCAAGCACGTGACGCAGGGCAAAGAAGAGAGCCCGCTCATCATCACCGTCACCAGCGGCAAGCAGGTCTACGTGGACAAGGAGCCCATCAAGCCGGGCGGCCTCACCGAGGCAGTCGCCAAAGAGATCGAGATGCTGCCCAACCGCGTGATCCTGCTGAAGGGCGACAAGAGCCTGCACTGGGAGGACGTGCGCAAGCCGATGGACGAGATCCGCAAGGCGCAGGAGCAGGTGAAGAGCACCTCGCCTGGCGTCTCGCTGGTCACGGAGAAGCCGGCGGGTGCCCCGGAGCCGAAGGAGGCGGAAGGAACGTGA
- a CDS encoding energy transducer TonB: MFDSVLNERKVARQRAVGSFISAAAHVLIIGGIIWYSTKPKGDAKPKAVPVAFLNTPKAAAPAAAPPPPPPPPKKKKKTTPIVKKDIVIPKEIPKEKPPEKPPDPTPDDSSDDDDTDDGVEGGVEGGVKGGVVGGVVGGQLGGQLGGGGDQPVFFGDGMTKPTMDAEASESFHWTTAQLDARVEGLCLVQCVITKDGALKDCKILKRIPQVEDAQIMDYLAHVKYHPAMQGDKPISLKGFTIPLRLKVP, encoded by the coding sequence ATGTTCGATTCGGTTCTCAATGAGCGGAAGGTCGCCCGGCAGCGCGCGGTCGGCAGCTTCATCTCCGCCGCGGCGCACGTCCTGATCATCGGCGGCATCATCTGGTACTCGACCAAGCCGAAGGGCGATGCAAAGCCCAAGGCCGTGCCGGTGGCGTTCCTCAATACGCCCAAGGCCGCCGCGCCCGCTGCGGCGCCTCCTCCTCCTCCCCCGCCGCCGAAAAAGAAGAAGAAGACGACGCCCATTGTGAAGAAGGACATCGTCATCCCCAAGGAGATCCCCAAGGAGAAGCCGCCGGAGAAGCCGCCCGATCCGACGCCGGATGACAGCTCCGACGACGACGACACCGACGATGGCGTGGAAGGCGGCGTCGAGGGCGGCGTGAAGGGCGGCGTGGTCGGCGGCGTGGTGGGTGGTCAGCTCGGCGGCCAGCTCGGCGGCGGCGGCGATCAGCCGGTGTTCTTCGGCGACGGCATGACCAAGCCCACCATGGACGCGGAGGCGTCTGAGAGCTTCCACTGGACCACCGCGCAGCTCGACGCGCGCGTGGAGGGCCTCTGCCTGGTGCAGTGCGTGATCACCAAGGACGGCGCGCTCAAGGACTGCAAGATTCTCAAGCGCATTCCCCAGGTCGAGGACGCGCAGATCATGGATTACCTGGCTCACGTGAAGTACCACCCGGCGATGCAGGGCGATAAGCCCATCTCGCTCAAGGGCTTCACCATTCCCCTTCGCCTCAAGGTGCCCTAG
- a CDS encoding MBL fold metallo-hydrolase → MSEAIAGLPPPPPEAPARDAAAVVLVRQTARGPEVFWVQRGKALKFFAGFRAFPGGRLDEADAQVQIEGFGGPAAAMLACAARELFEEAGVLLVEGAALSVDAKRSWRERLLAEEVTLAELLRETGGKLAADRLVPAGRWITPGFLPLRYDARMFLVDLRPDEEAEVWPGELASGEWIRPEDALARWAAGETLLHPPNLNALGSVGAARDRGELLRKLREPPFVVDFITDRVEFQQGIRVFPLRTPTLPPATHTNCYLVGNRELLVVDPGAHDQAEQQRLVQHLRALKSEGLKPLATLLTHHHGDHTGAVGVLKRELGLPVWAHALTAERVGGADRLLADGEKLVLQGAPPMELTVLHTPGHASGHVCLHHAKSRAVLCGDMVANGSTIIVDPPEGNMRQYLASLERLKALPAGTLYPAHGAAMAEGQAKLDEYLAHRKLRIDALEAALEDGPLTSAELVARVYTDVPEAIWPIAERSALASLGYLVEAGRVVEQGARFARPAARSVE, encoded by the coding sequence ATGAGCGAAGCCATCGCCGGGCTGCCGCCCCCGCCACCGGAAGCACCCGCCCGCGACGCCGCGGCGGTGGTGCTCGTGCGCCAGACCGCGCGCGGGCCCGAGGTGTTCTGGGTGCAGCGCGGGAAGGCGCTCAAGTTCTTCGCGGGCTTCCGCGCGTTCCCGGGCGGGCGGCTCGACGAGGCCGACGCGCAGGTGCAGATCGAGGGCTTCGGTGGACCGGCGGCGGCGATGCTGGCCTGCGCGGCCCGCGAGCTCTTCGAGGAAGCGGGCGTGCTCCTGGTGGAAGGCGCGGCGCTCTCGGTCGACGCCAAGCGGTCCTGGCGCGAGAGGCTGCTGGCCGAAGAGGTCACGCTCGCCGAGCTCTTGCGCGAGACGGGCGGCAAGCTCGCGGCCGACCGGCTCGTTCCCGCGGGACGCTGGATCACCCCCGGGTTTCTCCCCCTTCGCTACGACGCGCGCATGTTCCTGGTGGACCTGCGGCCCGACGAGGAGGCCGAGGTCTGGCCGGGCGAGCTCGCGTCGGGCGAGTGGATCCGGCCGGAGGACGCGCTCGCGCGCTGGGCCGCGGGCGAGACGCTCTTGCACCCGCCCAACCTGAACGCGCTGGGCTCGGTCGGTGCGGCGCGCGATCGGGGCGAGCTCTTGAGGAAGCTGCGCGAGCCGCCGTTCGTGGTCGACTTCATCACCGATCGCGTGGAGTTCCAGCAGGGCATCCGCGTCTTCCCACTGCGCACGCCCACCCTCCCGCCGGCGACGCACACCAACTGCTACCTCGTCGGAAATCGCGAGCTGCTGGTGGTCGATCCCGGCGCGCACGATCAAGCCGAGCAGCAGCGGCTGGTGCAGCACCTGCGCGCGCTGAAGTCGGAAGGGCTGAAGCCGCTGGCCACGCTGCTCACCCATCACCACGGCGATCACACGGGCGCCGTCGGAGTCCTCAAGCGCGAGCTCGGACTTCCCGTCTGGGCGCACGCGCTCACGGCCGAGCGGGTCGGCGGCGCGGATCGCCTGCTCGCGGACGGCGAGAAGCTCGTGCTCCAGGGCGCGCCGCCGATGGAGCTGACAGTGCTGCACACGCCCGGGCACGCGTCGGGGCACGTGTGCCTGCACCACGCCAAGAGCCGCGCCGTGCTCTGCGGCGACATGGTGGCCAACGGCTCGACGATCATCGTCGACCCGCCCGAGGGCAACATGCGCCAGTACCTGGCGAGCCTGGAGCGGCTGAAGGCGCTGCCCGCGGGCACGCTCTATCCGGCGCACGGCGCGGCCATGGCCGAGGGCCAGGCCAAGCTCGACGAGTACCTCGCGCACCGCAAGCTGCGCATCGACGCGCTCGAGGCCGCGCTGGAAGACGGGCCGCTCACGTCGGCCGAGCTGGTGGCGCGCGTGTACACCGACGTGCCCGAGGCCATCTGGCCCATCGCCGAGCGGAGTGCGTTGGCGTCGCTGGGCTACCTCGTCGAGGCGGGCCGGGTGGTGGAGCAGGGCGCGCGCTTCGCCCGCCCCGCGGCGCGATCGGTGGAGTAG
- a CDS encoding dihydrofolate reductase — translation MSARVTLIAAVASNRVIGRENKLPWRVPGDLPRFKATTLGQTLIMGRKTFQSIGKALPGRTTIVVTRSLVFDAPGVEVAHTLDDALARVRTAEAFVAGGGDVYRQALPHAQRMLLTEIEAPFEGDAYFPEFDRAQWRLTHEERQPPSQDFPHAVHYRVYERP, via the coding sequence ATGAGCGCGCGGGTCACGCTGATCGCCGCGGTGGCGTCGAACCGGGTGATCGGCCGCGAGAACAAGCTGCCCTGGCGCGTCCCCGGCGATCTGCCGCGCTTCAAGGCCACCACGCTCGGCCAGACGCTGATCATGGGCCGCAAGACCTTCCAGTCCATCGGCAAGGCGCTGCCCGGCCGGACGACGATTGTGGTCACGCGCAGCCTGGTCTTCGATGCGCCCGGCGTGGAGGTCGCGCACACCCTCGACGACGCGCTCGCGCGGGTGCGTACGGCCGAGGCCTTCGTGGCCGGCGGCGGCGACGTGTACCGCCAGGCGTTGCCGCACGCGCAGCGCATGCTGCTCACGGAGATCGAGGCGCCGTTCGAGGGCGACGCGTACTTCCCCGAGTTCGACCGCGCCCAGTGGAGGTTGACCCACGAGGAGCGTCAGCCGCCGAGCCAGGACTTCCCGCACGCGGTGCACTATCGCGTGTACGAGCGTCCCTGA
- a CDS encoding biopolymer transporter ExbD: MKHRKLQIGPKAGAAPDINVTPLVDVVLVLLIIFMVVTPLVERELKVITPPTENVDQPQQVPEAQIMLGVKADGTIDVNDEVIAEKDLEARLARMLAAKAPGDKIVFFNADDKAPYEVAVTALDDAKAAGAHQIGMVTEPPPAPDAPGAPVATAPTPPTPPTPPTPP; encoded by the coding sequence GTGAAGCACCGCAAGCTCCAGATTGGCCCCAAGGCCGGCGCCGCGCCCGACATCAACGTCACCCCGCTGGTGGACGTGGTGCTGGTGCTGCTGATCATCTTCATGGTGGTCACGCCGCTCGTGGAGCGCGAGTTGAAGGTCATCACCCCGCCCACGGAGAACGTGGACCAGCCGCAGCAGGTGCCCGAGGCGCAGATCATGCTCGGGGTGAAGGCCGACGGGACCATCGATGTAAACGACGAGGTCATCGCCGAGAAGGATCTCGAGGCCCGTTTGGCGCGCATGCTCGCCGCCAAGGCGCCCGGTGACAAAATCGTGTTCTTCAACGCCGACGACAAGGCGCCGTACGAAGTCGCGGTGACCGCGCTCGACGACGCCAAGGCCGCCGGCGCGCACCAGATCGGCATGGTGACGGAGCCGCCGCCTGCGCCCGATGCGCCGGGTGCTCCCGTGGCCACCGCGCCGACGCCGCCGACGCCCCCCACCCCGCCCACGCCTCCGTAA